One window of the Sediminitomix flava genome contains the following:
- a CDS encoding GlcG/HbpS family heme-binding protein — protein sequence MNITLEQAEKVIAAAKQKATAIDTKMNIAIVDAGANLLAFARMDGAWLGSLDISIKKAKTARYFDMNTGLIGELSQPGQSLYNIEHSNNGLITFPGGIPIKNAEDVIIGAIGVSGSTVENDHAVAEAGAAAI from the coding sequence ATGAATATTACCTTAGAACAAGCAGAAAAAGTAATCGCAGCAGCTAAACAAAAAGCTACAGCAATTGATACTAAAATGAATATTGCTATTGTAGATGCAGGAGCGAATTTACTCGCATTTGCTCGTATGGACGGAGCCTGGTTAGGTTCGTTAGATATCTCAATAAAAAAAGCAAAAACAGCTCGTTATTTTGATATGAACACTGGTCTAATTGGAGAATTATCCCAACCAGGGCAGTCTTTGTATAATATAGAACACTCAAATAACGGATTGATTACTTTTCCTGGAGGGATACCCATCAAAAATGCAGAAGATGTAATCATTGGAGCTATTGGAGTAAGTGGAAGTACGGTTGAAAATGATCATGCAGTAGCTGAGGCTGGTGCAGCTGCAATCTAG
- a CDS encoding tyrosine-type recombinase/integrase, which yields MKSSGLYITLKHLWINEQRCIGIQFYPNKLIQALVKELPSPKWSVRYQMVFILNTPSNVNAIFDKFRGVAWVNCSHFFPKSTLFYENKPLSWDWFYNRELKKGYRACPNEYIQKLEIKRYALNTAKIYIMCFERFINHYKTYELMQIDEDMIHAYLQQLVKKQKSRSYLNQTINAIKFYYEVVKEMPNRFYKIDRPRKADKLPTVLAKDEINQMLACSGNLKNRCIIGLLYSAGLRRSELLQLKLQDIDSKRMLIRVEGSKGEKDRYTLLSEKLLIDLRRYYKFWKPKTYLFEGPDGRKYGVTSVGKIVKRAAERAKISKNVTPHMLRHSFATHLLESGTDLRYIQALLGHSSTRTTEIYTRVAVNKITKIENPLDSII from the coding sequence ATGAAGTCTTCTGGTCTTTATATTACCTTAAAGCATCTGTGGATCAATGAGCAGCGTTGTATCGGGATACAGTTTTATCCTAATAAGCTGATTCAAGCACTGGTGAAAGAACTGCCTTCGCCCAAGTGGAGTGTGCGTTACCAGATGGTTTTTATACTGAATACTCCATCTAATGTAAATGCAATATTTGACAAATTTAGGGGCGTAGCCTGGGTAAATTGTTCTCATTTTTTCCCAAAGAGTACACTTTTTTATGAAAATAAGCCGCTTTCATGGGATTGGTTTTATAATCGGGAGTTAAAGAAAGGTTACAGGGCCTGTCCGAATGAATATATTCAAAAACTGGAAATTAAAAGATATGCATTAAATACTGCCAAGATATACATTATGTGTTTTGAGCGATTTATCAATCACTACAAGACATATGAGTTGATGCAAATAGATGAGGATATGATTCATGCATATTTACAGCAATTGGTAAAAAAGCAGAAATCACGATCTTATCTGAATCAAACAATTAATGCGATCAAATTTTATTATGAAGTGGTCAAGGAGATGCCAAATCGCTTTTATAAAATTGATCGACCTAGAAAAGCAGACAAATTACCCACAGTTTTAGCAAAAGATGAAATCAATCAGATGCTAGCCTGTAGCGGTAACCTTAAAAATAGATGTATCATAGGGCTATTATATTCTGCAGGCTTAAGAAGAAGTGAATTACTTCAATTAAAGTTACAAGATATTGACAGCAAGCGAATGCTTATTAGAGTAGAAGGTTCAAAAGGTGAAAAAGATCGCTATACATTGCTTTCTGAAAAGCTACTGATTGATTTGCGGAGATATTATAAGTTTTGGAAACCTAAAACATATTTGTTTGAAGGCCCTGATGGAAGAAAATACGGTGTTACGAGTGTAGGTAAAATAGTGAAAAGAGCTGCAGAGCGCGCAAAAATTAGCAAGAACGTGACCCCTCATATGTTACGCCACAGTTTTGCGACACATCTGTTGGAATCAGGAACAGACTTGAGGTATATTCAAGCGCTCTTAGGGCATAGTAGTACACGTACAACAGAAATCTATACCCGAGTAGCAGTAAATAAGATTACAAAAATAGAGAATCCATTGGATTCCATAATTTAA